One stretch of Micromonospora echinospora DNA includes these proteins:
- a CDS encoding tyrosine-type recombinase/integrase: MLALRVQDVDFAARLVRIEWQFAPQSKVRTVPKTPRSRRIVPLPQVVADALRAHMAQFPPADDGTLFTTRFAGPYRHDYYGTLIFGAAVRKAGLRESITTHDLRHHYASVLLMQGESVITVAERLGHENATLVLSTYGHLMPDSEERTRRAVDEAWGCAPGVPQGEASTS, translated from the coding sequence TTCGGGTGCAGGATGTCGACTTCGCCGCGCGCCTGGTGCGGATCGAGTGGCAGTTCGCGCCTCAGTCCAAGGTCCGGACGGTGCCCAAGACACCGCGCTCGCGCCGGATCGTGCCGCTGCCCCAGGTCGTCGCCGACGCGCTGCGGGCGCACATGGCACAGTTCCCGCCGGCTGATGACGGCACGCTGTTCACGACCCGCTTCGCCGGCCCCTACCGGCATGACTACTACGGCACGCTCATCTTTGGCGCGGCTGTGCGGAAGGCGGGCCTTCGGGAGAGCATCACGACTCACGACCTGCGTCACCATTACGCCTCGGTGCTGCTGATGCAGGGCGAGTCGGTCATTACAGTGGCCGAACGGCTGGGGCACGAGAACGCGACGCTGGTCCTGTCGACGTACGGTCACCTGATGCCGGACTCGGAGGAGCGCACCCGCCGGGCGGTCGATGAGGCGTGGGGTTGTGCCCCAGGTGTGCCCCAGGGCGAGGCATCAACCTCCTGA
- the ychF gene encoding redox-regulated ATPase YchF produces the protein MSLTIGIVGLPNVGKSTLFNALTKNDVLAANYPFATIEPNVGVVGLPDERLAKLAEIFSSQKVLPAPVSFVDIAGLVRGASKGQGRGNAFLANIRDASAICQVVRAFSDPNVVHVDGKVSPADDIETINTELILADIQTLEKALPRLEKEAKLRKDRAAAVEAAKKAVEVLDNGVTLYAGAAAAKVELEHLRELHLLTTKPFIYVFNVDEAELGNAEFLDELRGLVAPAEAVFMDAKIESELVDLPEDEARELLESIGQSEPGLDQLVRVGFRTLGLQTYLTAGPKEARAWTIPVGATAPEAAGVIHSDFQRGFIKAEVVSYRDLVEAGSMAAAKAAGKVRIEGKEYVMQDGDVVEFRFNV, from the coding sequence GTGAGTCTCACCATCGGCATCGTCGGCCTGCCCAACGTGGGCAAGAGCACCCTGTTCAACGCGCTGACCAAGAACGACGTGCTCGCCGCGAACTACCCGTTCGCCACCATCGAGCCGAACGTCGGAGTGGTCGGGCTGCCCGACGAGCGGCTGGCCAAGCTGGCCGAGATCTTCTCCTCGCAGAAGGTGCTGCCGGCGCCCGTCTCGTTCGTCGACATCGCCGGCCTGGTCCGCGGCGCGTCCAAGGGGCAGGGCCGGGGCAACGCGTTCCTCGCCAACATCCGCGACGCCTCGGCGATCTGCCAGGTGGTGCGCGCCTTCTCCGACCCGAACGTGGTGCACGTCGACGGCAAGGTCTCCCCGGCCGACGACATCGAGACGATCAACACCGAGCTGATCCTGGCCGACATCCAGACGCTGGAGAAGGCGCTGCCCCGGCTGGAGAAGGAGGCCAAGCTCCGCAAGGACCGGGCCGCCGCCGTTGAGGCAGCCAAGAAGGCGGTCGAGGTCCTCGACAACGGCGTGACCCTGTACGCGGGCGCCGCCGCCGCGAAGGTCGAGCTGGAACACCTGCGTGAGCTGCACCTGCTCACCACCAAGCCGTTCATCTACGTCTTCAACGTCGACGAGGCCGAGCTGGGCAACGCCGAGTTTCTCGACGAGCTGCGCGGCCTGGTCGCGCCCGCCGAGGCGGTCTTCATGGACGCCAAGATCGAGTCCGAGCTGGTGGACCTGCCCGAGGACGAGGCCCGCGAGCTGCTGGAGTCGATCGGGCAGTCCGAGCCCGGCCTGGACCAGCTCGTCCGGGTGGGCTTCCGGACGCTCGGGCTCCAGACGTACCTGACCGCCGGCCCCAAGGAAGCGCGGGCCTGGACCATCCCGGTCGGCGCGACCGCGCCGGAGGCCGCCGGGGTGATCCACAGCGACTTCCAGCGCGGCTTCATCAAGGCCGAGGTGGTCTCCTACCGCGACCTGGTCGAGGCCGGATCGATGGCGGCGGCCAAGGCCGCCGGCAAGGTCCGGATCGAGGGCAAGGAGTACGTCATGCAGGACGGCGACGTGGTGGAGTTCCGCTTCAACGTCTGA
- a CDS encoding peptidase E, with amino-acid sequence MPATEPTIVATSMGFASRRRGPWDARPSALFDLMAELAGAGDAPRICYLGQATGDQPTGFTVFYGAFAGTRFRASHLALYPMPNVEDIRAHLLAQDVIWVGGGSVANLCAVWRVHGLPDILHECWQAGVVLGGVSAGSICWHTGGATDSYGPTLRPFTEGLGWLPYGNGVHYDSEEQRRPLMHRLVADGTLPASHCTDDGVGLIYRGTRLAEVVADRPGVAAYELVRAAAGTVRETRIEPRLLSAAAQ; translated from the coding sequence GTGCCCGCCACTGAACCGACGATCGTCGCCACCAGCATGGGTTTCGCCAGTCGGCGCCGCGGCCCGTGGGACGCCCGGCCCAGCGCCCTGTTCGACCTGATGGCCGAGCTGGCCGGGGCCGGTGACGCACCCCGCATCTGCTACCTCGGCCAGGCCACCGGGGACCAGCCGACCGGGTTCACCGTCTTCTACGGCGCCTTCGCCGGCACCCGGTTCCGCGCCTCCCATCTGGCGCTCTATCCGATGCCGAACGTCGAGGACATCCGCGCCCACCTGCTCGCGCAGGACGTCATCTGGGTCGGCGGCGGCAGCGTGGCGAACCTGTGTGCGGTCTGGCGGGTGCATGGCCTGCCGGACATCCTGCACGAGTGCTGGCAGGCAGGTGTGGTGCTCGGCGGCGTCTCCGCCGGCTCGATCTGCTGGCACACCGGCGGCGCCACCGACAGCTACGGCCCGACGCTGCGGCCCTTCACCGAAGGACTGGGCTGGCTCCCGTACGGCAACGGCGTGCACTACGACAGCGAGGAGCAGCGGCGACCGCTGATGCACCGGCTGGTCGCCGACGGCACGCTGCCGGCCAGCCACTGCACCGACGACGGCGTCGGACTGATCTACCGGGGCACCCGGCTGGCCGAGGTGGTGGCCGACCGGCCGGGCGTGGCCGCGTACGAGTTGGTCCGCGCCGCGGCCGGCACCGTCCGGGAGACCCGGATCGAGCCACGCCTGCTGTCCGCCGCGGCGCAGTGA
- a CDS encoding MarR family winged helix-turn-helix transcriptional regulator has translation MTGDEVDAIVEQWRRERPGMRPEPMAVFGRIYRLARLVGDGQEKVYAAWGIGRGEFDVLAALRRSGSPYTLAPKALAASLMLTSGGMTGRLDRLERAGLVRRSPDPADRRALRVTLTDTGRRVVEESAEAGLAVQRRILDVLPPADQDRLADLLRTLLAAADTDTTGPAQ, from the coding sequence GTGACAGGCGACGAGGTGGACGCGATCGTCGAGCAGTGGCGGCGGGAACGACCAGGCATGCGGCCCGAGCCGATGGCCGTGTTCGGCCGCATCTACCGGCTGGCCCGGCTGGTCGGCGACGGCCAGGAGAAGGTGTACGCGGCCTGGGGCATCGGCCGTGGCGAGTTCGACGTGCTCGCCGCGCTGCGGCGCTCCGGCTCTCCGTACACGCTGGCGCCGAAGGCGCTCGCCGCCTCGCTGATGCTCACCTCCGGGGGCATGACCGGGCGGCTCGACCGCCTCGAACGGGCCGGTCTGGTGCGCCGCTCGCCGGACCCGGCCGACCGGCGGGCGCTGCGGGTCACACTCACCGACACCGGTCGCCGGGTGGTCGAGGAGTCCGCCGAGGCCGGGCTCGCGGTGCAGCGGCGGATCCTCGACGTGCTGCCCCCGGCCGACCAGGACCGGCTGGCCGACCTCCTGCGTACGCTGCTCGCCGCGGCCGACACCGACACCACCGGTCCGGCACAATGA
- a CDS encoding AlkA N-terminal domain-containing protein has product MELDFERCYRAVDSRDPRFDGWFYTGVTSTGIYCRPSCPAMTPKRQNVRFFPSAAAAQGAGLRACRRCRPDAAPGSPQWDVRADLVGRAMRLIADGVVDRDGVPGLAGRLGYTERHLHRMLQAELGAGPLALARAQRAQTARILIETTGLGLAEVAFAAGFGSVRQFNETLREVYGGTPSELRAGRRGPASATGAGTLSLRLAYRPPLHAVALLDFLALRALPGVEVVRDGTYHRAVRLPHGPGTVALTPSDGHVAATLQLADMRDLAPAVARCRRLLDLDADPVAVDATLAADPALAPAVAAEPGVRLPHAVDGFELAVRAVVTQQVSLSSARTTLTRLLSATRSASGSGTDDPADGLVAFPGPAEVLAAPDPAFRMPAARRETIRALARAVTDGKLDLEPGGDREETVRLLAAVPGVGPWTTGYLAMRALGDPDIALTTDLGVRRGATALGLPDTPKTLLAYADRWRPWRSYATIRLWRAA; this is encoded by the coding sequence ATGGAGCTGGACTTTGAACGGTGTTACCGGGCCGTCGACAGCCGCGACCCGCGGTTCGACGGCTGGTTCTACACCGGCGTGACGTCGACCGGGATCTACTGCCGGCCGTCCTGTCCGGCGATGACGCCGAAGCGGCAGAATGTCCGCTTCTTCCCGTCGGCCGCCGCCGCGCAGGGAGCCGGGCTGCGGGCGTGCCGCCGGTGCCGGCCGGACGCGGCGCCAGGTTCCCCCCAGTGGGACGTCCGGGCCGACCTGGTCGGCCGCGCCATGCGGCTGATCGCCGACGGCGTGGTCGACCGCGACGGGGTGCCCGGGCTGGCCGGCCGGCTGGGCTACACCGAGCGGCACCTGCACCGGATGCTCCAGGCCGAGCTGGGCGCCGGCCCGCTGGCGCTGGCCCGGGCGCAACGCGCGCAGACCGCCCGGATCCTCATCGAGACCACCGGTCTCGGCCTGGCCGAGGTGGCCTTCGCCGCCGGGTTCGGCAGCGTCCGGCAGTTCAACGAGACGCTCCGTGAGGTCTACGGCGGCACCCCGTCCGAGCTGCGCGCCGGGCGACGCGGCCCGGCCTCGGCCACCGGGGCGGGCACGCTCTCGCTGCGGCTGGCGTACCGGCCACCACTGCACGCGGTCGCGCTGCTGGACTTCCTCGCGCTGCGCGCTCTGCCCGGCGTCGAGGTGGTCCGCGACGGCACCTACCACCGGGCGGTGCGCCTGCCGCACGGTCCCGGCACGGTGGCGCTGACCCCGTCCGACGGGCACGTGGCCGCCACGCTGCAGCTGGCCGACATGCGTGACCTGGCCCCCGCGGTGGCCCGCTGCCGCCGCCTGCTCGACCTGGACGCCGACCCGGTCGCGGTGGACGCCACCCTGGCCGCCGACCCGGCGCTGGCCCCGGCAGTTGCGGCCGAGCCAGGCGTCCGGCTCCCGCACGCGGTAGACGGCTTCGAGCTGGCCGTCCGCGCCGTCGTGACCCAGCAGGTCTCGCTGAGTTCGGCGCGGACCACGCTCACCCGCCTGCTCTCTGCCACCCGGTCGGCGAGCGGTTCAGGCACCGACGACCCGGCGGACGGCCTGGTGGCGTTCCCGGGTCCGGCGGAGGTGCTCGCGGCGCCGGACCCGGCGTTCCGGATGCCGGCGGCCCGCCGGGAGACGATCCGGGCGCTGGCCCGCGCCGTCACCGACGGGAAGCTGGACCTGGAACCCGGGGGCGACCGGGAGGAGACGGTCCGGCTCCTGGCAGCGGTGCCCGGCGTCGGCCCGTGGACCACCGGCTACCTGGCCATGCGCGCACTCGGCGACCCCGACATCGCCCTCACCACCGACCTGGGCGTACGCCGCGGCGCAACCGCGCTCGGCCTGCCCGACACCCCGAAGACCCTGCTCGCGTACGCCGACCGCTGGCGCCCCTGGCGGTCCTACGCGACGATCCGACTCTGGAGAGCAGCATGA